One window of Metopolophium dirhodum isolate CAU chromosome 3, ASM1992520v1, whole genome shotgun sequence genomic DNA carries:
- the LOC132940673 gene encoding uncharacterized protein LOC132940673, with translation MVDDILHRVRTTNFDIESNDEMRNEALVLIEDMCVLMCGSLLSTLGMPAPNRSRHAAFNLELQREKNYDLDEQAEIVRKNVPLLNSEQKNVYDSLMKVVDDGTGGIYFLDAPGGTGKTFIISLILATIRSRSQIALAVASSGIAATLLEGGRTAHSALKLPMNLLMVDKPTCTTTKNSAKAKLMRECKIIIWDE, from the coding sequence ATGGTTGATGACATTTTGCACAGAGTTCGAACGACAAATTTTGATATTGAAAGTAACGACGAGATGCGGAACGAAGCATTAGTTCTGATCGAAGACATGTGCGTGCTCATGTGCGGCAGTCTGTTGTCAACTTTGGGAATGCCAGCGCCAAATCGTTCGAGGCACGCTGCATTCAATCTTGAATTACAGCGGGAGAAAAACTATGATCTAGATGAGCAGGCTGAAATAGTCCGAAAAAATGTGCCGCTGTTGAATTCCGAGCAGAAGAATGTATACGATTCGCTGATGAAGGTTGTTGATGATGGAACGGGAGGCATTTACTTTCTCGATGCTCCTGGAGGGACAGGCAAAACGTTCATCATTTCGTTGATTCTGGCAACAATTCGGTCAAGATCACAAATTGCGTTGGCTGTCGCATCCTCTGGCATTGCTGCCACATTGTTGGAAGGCGGTCGAACTGCACATTCAGCTTTGAAGCTGCCAATGAATCTTCTCATGGTTGACAAGCCTACATGCACAACGACCAAGAATTCAGCGAAAGCGAAATTGATGCGAGAATGCAAAATCATCATTTGGGATGAATGA
- the LOC132940895 gene encoding histone H2A yields the protein MSGRGKAGKAKGGKSKTRSSRAGLQFPVGRIHRLLRKGNYAERVGAGAPVYLAAVMEYLAAEVLELAGNAARDNKKSRIIPRHLQLAIRNDEELNKLLSGVTIAQGGVLPNIQAVLLPKKTEKKA from the coding sequence ATGAGCGGAAGAGGCAAAGCAGGAAAAGCGAAGGGAGGCAAGTCCAAGACCAGATCGTCCCGTGCCGGACTTCAGTTCCCGGTCGGTCGTATCCATCGTTTGTTGAGAAAGGGAAATTACGCCGAGCGCGTCGGAGCCGGAGCTCCAGTTTACCTGGCCGCCGTCATGGAGTACTTGGCAGCCGAAGTTTTGGAGTTGGCCGGTAACGCTGCCCGTGACAACAAGAAATCTCGCATCATCCCTAGACATTTACAATTGGCCATCAGGAATGACGAGGAGTTGAACAAATTGTTATCCGGAGTGACTATTGCTCAAGGTGGTGTGTTGCCCAACATCCAAGCCGTTCTTTTACCCAAGAAGACCGAAAAGAAAGCTTAA
- the LOC132940893 gene encoding histone H2B, with amino-acid sequence MAPGGKSAGGKAMKKSGKAQKNIAKSDKKRKPKRKESYAIYIYKVLKQVHPDTGVSSKAMSIMNSFVNDLFERIASESSRLAHYNKRSTITSREIQTAVRLLLPGELAKHAVSEGTKAVTKYTSSK; translated from the coding sequence ATGGCTCCAGGAGGCAAATCCGCAGGCGGCAAAGCGATGAAGAAGTCCGGCAAGGCGCAAAAAAACATCGCCAAGTCTGACAAGAAACGCAAGCCCAAGAGAAAAGAATCATACGCCATCTACATCTACAAAGTGCTGAAACAAGTACACCCAGACACTGGCGTTTCCTCCAAGGCAATGAGCATCATGAACAGTTTCGTCAACGATCTCTTCGAACGTATTGCTTCGGAATCCAGTCGTTTGGCTCACTACAACAAGCGATCCACAATTACCAGTCGGGAAATCCAAACCGCCGTCCGCCTCTTGTTGCCCGGCGAGTTGGCCAAGCACGCCGTCAGTGAAGGCACTAAAGCCGTCACCAAGTACACAAGCTCCAAGTAA
- the LOC132940672 gene encoding uncharacterized protein LOC132940672 produces the protein MYSVEWPKRGLPHAHILLWMFDKVRPDHVDSIISAEIPDPETDHELHSVVTTNMIHGPCGTHNPGPPCMQNGTAVSVSRVSGIDGYPLYRRRSPDDNGRSIIMKVKGKDVVVDNRWIVPYCPLLSKTFSNHCNFEYCNSIKSIKYVCKYVNKGSDMAVFGIADPNANDEVMKFQLGRYVSCNEAIWRLFSFTIHERQPTVVHLAVHLENGQRVYFTEANAAQRSGPPPATTLTNFFSTCESDPFARTLLYSEMPRYCTWNAASKKLQRRKKGDAVAGFADVYSTDSLGRIYTVHPRQDECFHLRLLLVNVRGHPSIPCVLSMVYCAQLFGKLSNA, from the coding sequence ATGTACTCGGTTGAATGGCCGAAGCGTGGTTTACCACATGCGCACATTCTGCTTTGGATGTTTGACAAGGTCCGACCAGATCATGTTGATTCGATCATTTCTGCCGAAATACCAGATCCAGAAACAGATCATGAGTTGCATTCTGTTGTGACCACGAACATGATACATGGCCCTTGCGGAACTCATAATCCTGGGCCACCGTGCATGCAAAACGGAACTGCAGTAAGCGTTTCCCGCGTCAGTGGAATCGACGGATATCCATTGTATCGGCGTCGTTCTCCAGATGACAACGGCAGATCAATCATAATGAAAGTCAAGGGAAAAGATGTCGTCGTCGATAATCGATGGATCGTTCCATATTGTCCACTTTTGTCGAAAACGTTCTCAAACCACTGCAATTTTGAGTATTGCAACTCCATAAAATCTATCAAATATGTTTGCAAATATGTGAACAAAGGGAGTGACATGGCTGTGTTTGGCATTGCTGATCCAAATGCAAACGATGAGGTGATGAAATTTCAACTTGGACGTTACGTGAGTTGTAATGAGGCAATTTGGCGGCTGTTTTCATTTACAATTCATGAACGTCAACCGACTGTCGTACATTTGGCAGTTCACTTAGAGAACGGCCAGCGTGTATACTTTACGGAAGCAAACGCAGCGCAAAGATCAGGACCACCACCAGCGACGACATtgacaaattttttttcgacATGCGAAAGCGATCCGTTCGCGAGGACTTTACTATATTCGGAAATGCCACGCTATTGTACATGGAATGCTGCATCAAAGAAGTTACAACGCAGGAAGAAAGGTGATGCTGTTGCTGGCTTCGCAGATGTCTATTCGACTGATTCCCTCGGACGAATATACACAGTTCATCCACGCCAAGACGAATGCTTCCATCTTCGCTTACTTTTGGTGAACGTTAGGGGACATCCTTCAATTCCCTGCGTACTGTCGATGGTGTACTGTGCACAACTTTTCGGGAAGCTTTCCAATGCTTGA
- the LOC132940888 gene encoding histone H3, which yields MARTKQTARKSTGGKAPRKQLATKAARKSAPATGGVKKPHRYRPGTVALREIRRYQKSTELLIRKLPFQRLVREIAQDFKTDLRFQSSAVMALQEASEAYLVGLFEDTNLCAIHAKRVTIMPKDIQLARRIRGERA from the coding sequence ATGGCACGTACCAAGCAAACCGCCCGCAAGTCGACCGGAGGAAAGGCGCCCAGGAAGCAGCTGGCCACTAAAGCCGCACGTAAGAGCGCACCCGCCACCGGAGGAGTGAAGAAACCTCATCGTTACCGTCCCGGAACCGTCGCCCTCCGTGAAATCCGTCGTTACCAGAAGAGCACGGAACTGTTGATCCGCAAATTGCCGTTCCAACGTCTGGTGCGTGAGATAGCCCAGGACTTCAAGACCGACCTACGTTTCCAGAGCTCCGCCGTCATGGCTCTGCAAGAAGCTAGCGAGGCTTACCTGGTCGGTCTGTTCGAAGACACCAATCTGTGCGCCATCCACGCCAAACGTGTCACCATCATGCCGAAGGACATTCAATTGGCCCGTCGCATCCGCGGAGAACGTGCTTAA
- the LOC132940675 gene encoding uncharacterized protein LOC132940675, which yields MAHKLALEAVDRTMKDLRGNSRRFGGAMILLSGDFRQTLPVIPKSTAADEINACLKSSFLWRHVKMLKLTTNMRVALQNDPSAAEFSRQLLALGNGHIPIDVLTGLISFPANFCEFTSSKEELITKVFPNIDVNYNNLDWMSERAILAARNKDVDSLNFTIQSKIAGELRSYKSVNSTTDENEAVNYPTEFLNSLDVPGTPPHNLQVKVGSIIIMLRNLNPPKLCNGTRLSVKKLMNNVIQSTIIKGNFKGEEVLIPRIPIIPTDLPFQFKRIQFSVKLAFAMTINKSQG from the coding sequence ATGGCACATAAACTAGCTTTGGAGGCAGTTGACCGAACGATGAAAGATTTACGAGGTAATTCGAGACGATTTGGTGGGGCAATGATATTGCTCTCCGGAGATTTTCGTCAAACACTTCCCGTCATTCCGAAATCTACTGCTGCCGATGAAATTAATGCATGCCTGAAATCGTCGTTTTTGTGGCGGCATGTAAAGATGTTGAAATTGACCACGAACATGAGAGTTGCGTTGCAAAACGACCCATCGGCTGCTGAATTCTCGAGACAACTGCTGGCGCTTGGTAATGGACACATTCCGATTGATGTTTTGACTGGATTAATATCGTTTCCGGCAAATTTTTGTGAGTTCACATCATCGAAGGAAGAACTCATTACAAAAGTGTTCCCAAACATTGATGTCAATTATAACAATCTTGATTGGATGAGTGAACGGGCAATACTAGCAGCGAGGAATAAGGACGTCGATAGCTTGAATTTTACAATTCAGAGTAAAATTGCTGGAGAACTGCGTTCATATAAATCCGTTAACAGCACGACAGACGAAAACGAAGCGGTCAACTATCCGACAGAATTTTTGAACTCGCTTGATGTGCCCGGAACTCCACCGCATAATTTGCAGGTAAAAGTGGGATCGATCATAATTATGTTGCGGAATCTAAATCCTCCTAAATTGTGTAATGGTACACGATTGTCCGTCAAGAAACTGATGAACAATGTAATACAATCAACGATCATCAAGGGCAATTTCAAAGGGGAGGAAGTCCTTATCCCACGAATTCCGATCATTCCAACAGATCTTCCATTCCAGTTTAAGCGGATTCAGTTTTCCGTTAAATTGGCTTTTGCGATGACAATCAATAAATCGCAAGGCTAA
- the LOC132940898 gene encoding histone H4, with protein sequence MTGRGKGGKGLGKGGAKRHRKVLRDNIQGITKPAIRRLARRGGVKRISGLIYEETRGVLKVFLENVIRDAVTYTEHAKRKTVTAMDVVYALKRQGRTLYGFGG encoded by the coding sequence ATGACGGGACGCGGTAAAGGAGGAAAAGGGCTTGGCAAAGGAGGCGCTAAACGTCATCGTAAGGTGTTGCGTGATAACATCCAAGGAATAACCAAGCCTGCCATTCGTCGGTTGGCCCGTCGTGGTGGAGTGAAACGTATCTCCGGTTTGATCTACGAAGAAACACGTGGCGTGCTGAAAGTGTTCCTGGAAAACGTGATCCGCGACGCCGTGACGTACACCGAACACGCCAAGAGGAAAACAGTCACCGCCATGGATGTTGTTTACGCGCTGAAACGACAGGGCCGTACGCTTTACGGATTCGGAGGTTAA